Proteins encoded together in one Columba livia isolate bColLiv1 breed racing homer chromosome 3, bColLiv1.pat.W.v2, whole genome shotgun sequence window:
- the NKX2-2 gene encoding homeobox protein Nkx-2.2, translating to MSLTNTKTGFSVKDILDLPDTNDEDGSAAEGGEEESEAPEPPKKAGVLGQTPLDTVQTLPLKNPFYDNSDNPYTRWLASAEGIQYSLHGLTGGGGGQDPSAKSPEPSADESPDNEKEAAGGGDAGKKRKRRVLFSKAQTYELERRFRQQRYLSAPEREHLASLIRLTPTQVKIWFQNHRYKMKRARAEKGMEVTPLPSPRRVAVPVLVRDGKPCHTLKAQDLAAATFQTGIPFSAYSAQSLQHMQYNAQYSATSNPQYPTAHHLVQAQQWTW from the exons ATGTCCCTGACCAACACAAAGACGGGCTTCTCGGTGAAGGACATTTTGGACCTCCCCGACACCAACGATGAGGACGGCTCCGCCGCGGAGGGCGGCGAGGAGGAGAGCGAGGCGCCGGAGCCGCCCAAGAAAGCGGGAGTTTTGggacaaacccccttggacactGTTCAGACGCTGCCTTTGAAGAACCCTTTCTATGATAATAGCGATAATCCCTACACGCGCTGGCTGGCGAGCGCCGAGGGCATCCAGTACTCCC TGCACGGGCTGacggggggcggcggcggccagGACCCCTCCGCCAAGTCCCCGGAGCCATCGGCCGACGAGTCGCCCGACAACGAGAAggaggcggcgggcggcggAGACgcggggaagaagaggaagaggagggtgcTCTTCTCCAAGGCGCAGACCTACGAGCTGGAGCGGCGGTTCCGGCAGCAGCGGTACCTGTCGGCGCCAGAGCGGGAGCACCTGGCCAGCCTGATCCGCCTCACCCCCACCCAGGTGAAGATCTGGTTCCAGAACCATCGCTACAAGATGAAGAGGGCCCGGGCCGAGAAAGGTATGGAAGTgactcctcttccctccccgcGGCGGGTGGCCGTGCCGGTCTTAGTCAGGGACGGCAAGCCCTGCCACACGCTCAAAGCTCAGGACTTGGCAGCCGCGACTTTCCAGACCGGAATCCCCTTCTCCGCCTATAGCGCCCAGTCTCTACAGCATATGCAATACAACGCCCAGTACAGCGCTACCAGCAACCCCCAGTACCCCACAGCACACCATTTGGTACAAGCGCAGCAATGGACTTGGTGA